The DNA region GCGTCAGCCCGTCGATCGAGCCGAACTACCGGAACCTGTACGTCAAGGCGAACATGTCCGGTGACTTCACCGTCATCAACGAGTATCTCGTCGCCGCCCTGAAGGACCGGGGTCTGTGGGACGAGGTCATGGTCGCCGACCTGAAGTACTTCGACGGGTCGCTGCGGGCCATCGACCGCATCCCGGCGGACCTGCAGGCGCTGTTCGCCACCGCGTTCGAGATCGACGGCAGCTGGCTGATCCGCGCGGCGTCCCGGCGGCAGAAGTGGATCGACCAGGCCCAGTCGCTCAACCTCTACGTCGCCGACCCGAACGGCCGCAAGCTGGACGAGCTGTACCAGTTGGCCTGGACCACCGGCTGCAAGACCACCTACTACCTGCGGTCGACGTCGGCCAGCCACGTCGAGAAGTCCACCCTGCGGGGCACCGACGGCAAGCTGAACGCCGTCTCGCCGACCACGGTGGCCCCGGTGCCGGTGCCGGTCACGGTCGCGGTGCCGGCGCCGTCGTCACCCGCGGGGGCGGCCTGCTCCCTGGAGGACCCCGAGTGCGAGGCCTGCCAGTAGCCGCCCGCCCTGCACTGTCGATCCCTGAACTCTCGAAAGGTCCCCTCATGACGGACTTCTGGTCCACCTTCGACGAGCCGGCCGGTTCCACCGCCACCGCCACCGTCGCCCCGCCAGCTCCCGCCGCCGTCCCGACCCAGCCGCGCCCGACGCCCGCCCCGTCCACCCCCACGGCGCCGGCCCCGGTCGCTGCGCCGGGGGCGGTGTCGGCCACCGGTCTGGGCGACATCGACCGCACCGGCGGCCGGGTGTCGGTGTCGGACAAGTCGATGATCAACGCCCGCGCCGACGTCAATCAGCTGCTCCCGCTGAAGTACACCTGGGCCTGGGAGAAGTACCTGGCCGGATGCAACAACCACTGGATGCCGACCGAGGTGTCGATGCAGGCCGATATCGCCCTGTGGAAGTCGCGGGACGGGTTGACCGACGCCGAAAGGCTCATGCTCAAGCGCAATCTCGGCTTTTTCGCCACCGCGGAGTCGCTGGTGGCGAACAACATCGTGCTGGCCGTCTACCGGCAGCTGACCAACCCGGAGTGCCGCCAGTACCTGCTGCGGCAGGCCTTCGAGGAGGCCGTGCACACGCACACGTTCCAGTACATCTGCACCTCGCTCGGGCTCGACCAGGGTGAGCTGTTCAACATGTACCGGGAGGTGCCGTCCATCACCGAGAAGGACGCCTGGGCGCTGCAGTACACTCAGTCGCTGGAGGATCCGGAGTTCCGCACCGGCACCCCGGAGGCCGACCAGGCCTTCCTCCGGGACCTGGTCGCGTTCTACGTGATCTTCGAAGGCATGTGGTTCTACACGGGTTTCGCGCAGATCCTGTCGCTCGGCCGCCGCAACAAGATGGTCGGCATCGCCGAGCAGTACCAGTACATCCTGCGGGACGAGTCGATCCACCTGAACTTCGGCATCGACGTCATCAACCAGATCAAGA from Nakamurella flava includes:
- a CDS encoding ribonucleotide-diphosphate reductase subunit beta, with the protein product MTDFWSTFDEPAGSTATATVAPPAPAAVPTQPRPTPAPSTPTAPAPVAAPGAVSATGLGDIDRTGGRVSVSDKSMINARADVNQLLPLKYTWAWEKYLAGCNNHWMPTEVSMQADIALWKSRDGLTDAERLMLKRNLGFFATAESLVANNIVLAVYRQLTNPECRQYLLRQAFEEAVHTHTFQYICTSLGLDQGELFNMYREVPSITEKDAWALQYTQSLEDPEFRTGTPEADQAFLRDLVAFYVIFEGMWFYTGFAQILSLGRRNKMVGIAEQYQYILRDESIHLNFGIDVINQIKIENPHLWSTDFQAEVRGMLARACELEIAYGRDTMPTGMLGLTAAQCEQYMRFITNRRCAQIGLEPLYAAVDNPFPWMSEMMDLKKEKNFFETRVIEYQSGGGLAWE